The genomic interval TTGGACTCGAcgatccttgggggtccttccaccccagaatagtctgtgattctgtgactctgtgaggAGGCAGGTGAGGGGATGCTCCCCATCCTTAATGGGGTTTTATTCCACttgcagcaggaaaaagaaggtttgaggaaaagaaaaccccGGGACAAACAGCTCTGCCACCTTGAAGGACACTCAGGAGGTGACGTCCCTTCCAGCGACAGCTTTGGTGGCCCTCAAGATACTCCACAAAGGTTTCaattcttttctccagactcCTGAGTCATTTCCTTACAATTCCCAGGCCCGAATTCCCTTCCCCAGGTTAATCCCCGAGGGTGGAGTCCTGCAATTTGCCTGATGCCACTTTTGTGGCTGTATTTGCTCTGGGCCCCACAGTTTCAGGGCCAAACCAGCAGCTTTTGTTCCTTATCTCCTCTGGTTTTCTGCCTCCCCCATGTCTCTGTATCATCTTTGGGTTATGGTGATTAAATAAACTCTATTCCCCAAGCATTCCAGGCTGGGTTTCCatggcttttccagcctttgctgctggggATTTAATTCTCAGCCCCCTTGCCCACACACTCTGGGCAGACAAGGAAAACCACagcgggcagggcaggaaaaCTGCAACCCCAGGAACTGCAGGAATTGTGGTGTTTGccatccttccttctcctccccttgCAATTCAGAGGGGGTGCATTTGGATACAGCCACGGATTTGGGGGGAAAACTGCAAGGGAGGACCGAGGAAAAACCATCTCTGAAGCTTCAAGGTGTGAACTGGCAAAGCCAAGGACTCACTTGAGGCAACACTGAGCTCAAAGTGCCACCCCTGCAGCTGGAACAAGGATTTAACAACCTCTAAGGTGCCAGCTTGGATGTAAATGGGTTTTATCCCACTCTCCAGCCACCAAATCCCACAGATTTTAAAACCATGGCCAAGGCCTTGCCTGGCTTCATGCAGGGATGGAGATGCCTCAAGCCCCGCAATGAGAGAGATGATGGAGGGAGTGTTGGTGCTCAATGCTGTGGGGACACTCATGATTTTTGGGAATGGGAAGGTTGGGAATGTGCTCCCAGATCTGGGTGAGCAGGGCTTGGGATGACAGCACAGATAGAGGAGGGGGTGGGCCTGGCCAGCTATAAAACCAAACCCTCTGAGCCAGTGGCATCAGAGCTGCAGGTCCAGGTGGGGTGAGGAGAGGGGGTTTATTGCCCTGATGGTGGTATGGGGGGCTGTGGACTGGGAGCTGTGGATTGGGAGCTGTGGATTGGGAGCTGTGGATTGGGAGCTGTAGACTGGGAGCTGTGGACTGGGAGCTGTGGGTTGGGAGCTTTGGATTGGGAGTTGTGGACTGGGAGCTGTGGATTGGGAGCTGTGGATTGGGAGTTGTGGACTGGGAGCTGTGGATTGGGAGCTGTGGACTGGGAGTTGTGGACTGGGAGTTGTGGACTGGGAGTTGTGGACTGGGAGCTGTGGGTTGGGAGTTGTGGACTGGGAGTTGTGGACTGGGAGCTGTGGGTTGGGAGTTTTGGATTGGGAGTTGTGGATTGGGAGTTGTGGACTGGGAGCTGTGGATTGGGAGCTGTGGATTGGGAGCTGCTCCATCAGCCCCAGGCAGGACCAGCCACTGTGTCCCTGCCAaaaccatctccaaaccagccTAAAGGCCCCACTGGGGGTCACTGGGACATGGTGGTGCCTTCCCATCAATGTCACCACGAGGCACTGCCAACCAACTGGCTCCATGCCCTCGgtgtgggcactgggagagctcctgtcctgctgccagtTCATCTCCCACCTTTGCTGTTCCCTctccagggcagccccagcatgAGGAATCTCCTCCTTGCCGTGCTCCTGGCCTGTGGTAAGTGCCCCGCTGTCCCCAGCACACACTGGGATCCACCTGCAAACCCCAAGGCTTGGGAACAATTCAGGGGTTTGTTTAAATTTTGCAGTTTCTCTCCAACCCttggtgcagctctgctggagtcCTGGAGGGCTTTGGGATGGGGAGACTTTGGGATGCCAGGatccaaatttattttaagaggCCCTGGAGCCTGATGGAACAATTCCTGCCCGTGCCATGCCCGTGGCTGATCCTGGTGGTGGGGATTGCTGGTTGCAGCAATACCTTCTGCCAGCCTGAatccaggagctgcagaagcCAAATatcttccctctgagggtggtgaggggctgggacggaattcccagagaagctgtggctgcttcatccctggaactgtcccaggccaggttggacagggcttggagcaacctgggctagtggaagacatccctgcccatggcactggatgagctttaaggtcccttccaacccaaaccattctgtgattccatgattccgtAATCCTGGGATGGGCTTTAGGGCTCCTGGAATTGTGTGTTTCCAGCAATGCCAGGCTTATTTAATTCCCTGCCTGGTGTGAGGTGTGGGGGATACCCCCAGTCaccatccctccctctgcctctgcccagggctgctcccagctggcacCAGCGTCCTGGAGCTGGAGCGGATGATCCGGGCGACCACAGGGAGGAGTGCCCTGCTGTCCTACAGCTGGTACGGCTGTTTCTGCGGCATCGGGGGCTCAGGGACCCCCGTAGATGCCACCGACCGGTGAGTGCCTGGAGCAGCATCCCCTCTCAGCCCGCCCGGGGCAGGGCGGTCCCTAAAAAACCCCTCCCTGGTGGGTTCTGTGCTCTGAGAGGGGTTTGCGCCGTTCCGGCCACATCCCGCTGCTGCCTCGCCATCCCCTCCTCGCTGTCACCTGAAAGTTGATACCGGACCTTCCTTTGGGCTCCAGGTGTGGTGAGGGAGGGTCGGGGGGCTCGGTCTGACGGGGTGTCCCCGCAGGTGCTGCCAAGCCCACGATTGCTGCTACAGGGGGGTGAGGGAGGGCGAGTGCAGCCCCCTGATCAC from Pithys albifrons albifrons isolate INPA30051 chromosome 22, PitAlb_v1, whole genome shotgun sequence carries:
- the LOC139681986 gene encoding phospholipase A2, membrane associated-like is translated as MRNLLLAVLLACGLLPAGTSVLELERMIRATTGRSALLSYSWYGCFCGIGGSGTPVDATDRCCQAHDCCYRGVREGECSPLITPYTFSAHDGHITCSNEQSWCERETCLCDRAVASCFASALPSYNHSYRFKLTCQGNKLQC